The Phycisphaeraceae bacterium genome has a window encoding:
- a CDS encoding NAD-dependent epimerase/dehydratase family protein: MRNQVVVIAGAGGFIGGHLVNYFRQQGVKTIRAADIKPLDEWYQVFPDVENYAGPLRGDCRDFKVCRKLCRGATTVYQLAADMGGMGFIENNKALCMLSVLVNTHMLLAAQEAGVKRFFYSSSACVYNADKQKDPHVTALKEADAYPALPEDGYGWEKLFSERMCRHFREDFGIATRVARFHNVYGPNGTWEGGREKAPAAICRKVIAAKISGKHDIEIWGDGTQTRSFMYIDDCVKGINLITNSDILEPINLGSSELVTINQLVDIAEEIAGITLERHYKLDAPRGVAGRNSDNTKIKSYLNWEPDTSLRVGMEKTYRWIHDEFTAKYTARTAHKSQVSAFTHGSKPIPGDGYIAESRKLDTWKQGIPAGYGPRPTAAKPASAKGGGKKKAAARATSGAKGRGRKGR, encoded by the coding sequence ATGAGGAATCAAGTCGTCGTCATCGCCGGAGCCGGCGGGTTCATCGGCGGGCATCTGGTCAACTACTTCCGCCAGCAGGGCGTGAAGACCATCCGCGCCGCGGACATCAAGCCCTTGGACGAGTGGTATCAGGTCTTCCCCGACGTGGAGAACTACGCCGGCCCCCTGCGGGGCGACTGCCGCGACTTCAAGGTCTGCCGCAAGCTCTGCCGCGGCGCCACCACGGTTTACCAGCTCGCCGCCGACATGGGCGGCATGGGCTTCATCGAGAACAACAAGGCCCTGTGCATGCTCAGCGTGCTGGTGAACACCCACATGCTGCTGGCGGCGCAGGAGGCGGGCGTGAAGCGCTTCTTCTACTCCTCCTCCGCCTGCGTGTACAACGCCGACAAGCAGAAGGACCCTCACGTCACCGCGCTCAAGGAAGCCGACGCCTACCCCGCCCTGCCGGAGGACGGCTACGGCTGGGAGAAGCTCTTCTCCGAGCGCATGTGCCGCCACTTCCGCGAGGATTTCGGCATCGCCACGCGCGTCGCCCGCTTCCACAACGTCTACGGCCCCAACGGCACGTGGGAGGGCGGGCGCGAGAAGGCCCCCGCCGCCATCTGCCGCAAGGTCATCGCCGCCAAGATCTCCGGCAAGCACGACATCGAGATCTGGGGCGACGGCACGCAGACCCGCTCGTTCATGTACATCGACGACTGCGTGAAGGGCATCAACCTCATCACCAACTCGGACATCCTCGAACCCATCAACCTCGGCTCGTCGGAACTGGTGACCATCAACCAGCTGGTGGATATCGCGGAGGAGATCGCGGGCATCACGCTTGAGCGCCACTACAAGCTCGATGCGCCGCGCGGCGTGGCGGGCCGCAACTCCGACAACACCAAGATCAAGTCGTATCTGAACTGGGAGCCGGACACATCCTTGCGCGTGGGCATGGAGAAAACCTATCGCTGGATTCATGACGAGTTCACCGCCAAGTACACCGCCCGCACGGCCCACAAGAGCCAGGTGAGCGCGTTCACCCACGGGTCCAAGCCGATCCCCGGCGACGGCTACATCGCCGAGAGCCGCAAACTCGACACGTGGAAGCAGGGCATCCCCGCCGGGTACGGCCCGCGGCCGACGGCGGCCAAGCCGGCGTCAGCCAAAGGCGGCGGGAAGAAGAAGGCGGCCGCGCGGGCGACGAGCGGGGCGAAGGGGCGCGGGCGGAAGGGGCGGTGA